Genomic window (Stenotrophomonas maltophilia):
TTCTTGGCCTTCTCGACCGCTTCTTCGATGCCGCCGACCATGTAGAACGCCTGCTCCGGCAGGTGGTCGTACTCGCCATCGACGATGGCCTTGAAGCCACGGATGGTGTCCTTCAGCGGCACGTACTTGCCCGGCGAACCGGTGAACACTTCGGCCACGTGGAACGGCTGGCTGAAGAAGCGCTCGATCTTACGGGCGCGCGACACGGCCTGCTTGTCCTCTTCGGACAGCTCGTCCATGCCCAGGATCGCGATGATGTCCTTCAGTTCCTTGTACTTCTGCAGGGTCTGCTGGACGCGCTGGGCGGTGTCGTAGTGCTCGTGGCCGATGACCAGCGGGTCCATCTGGCGGCTGGTGGAGTCCAGCGGATCGACGGCCGGGTAGATACCCAGCGAGGCGATCGAACGCGACAGGGTGACGGTCGAGTCCAGGTGGGCGAAGGTGGTCGCCGGCGACGGGTCGGTCAGGTCGTCCGCAGGAACGTAGACGGCCTGGATCGAGGTGATCGAACCGTTCTTGGTCGAGGTGATGCGCTCCTGCAGGACGCCCATTTCCTCGGCCAGGGTCGGCTGGTAACCCACGGCGGACGGCATACGGCCCAGCAGTGCCGACACTTCGGTACCGGCCAGGGTGTAGCGGTAGATGTTGTCGACGAACAGCAGGACGTCCTTACCCTTGCCGTTTTCGTCCTTCTCGTCGCGGAAGTACTCGGCCATGGTCAGGCCGGTCAGGGCGACGCGCAGACGGTTGCCCGGCGGCTCGTTCATCTGGCCGTACACCA
Coding sequences:
- the atpD gene encoding F0F1 ATP synthase subunit beta, which gives rise to MSQGKIVQIIGAVVDVEFPRESVPKVYDALKVENTEITLEVQQQLGDGVVRTIALGSTDGLKRNLVAVNTGRGISVPVGAGTLGRIMDVLGRPIDEAGPVAASDSWEIHRAAPSYEDQSPATELLETGIKVIDLMCPFAKGGKVGLFGGAGVGKTVNMMELINNIAKAHSGLSVFAGVGERTREGNDFYHEMKDSNVLDKVAMVYGQMNEPPGNRLRVALTGLTMAEYFRDEKDENGKGKDVLLFVDNIYRYTLAGTEVSALLGRMPSAVGYQPTLAEEMGVLQERITSTKNGSITSIQAVYVPADDLTDPSPATTFAHLDSTVTLSRSIASLGIYPAVDPLDSTSRQMDPLVIGHEHYDTAQRVQQTLQKYKELKDIIAILGMDELSEEDKQAVSRARKIERFFSQPFHVAEVFTGSPGKYVPLKDTIRGFKAIVDGEYDHLPEQAFYMVGGIEEAVEKAKKMAEKA